A genomic stretch from Desulfofalx alkaliphila DSM 12257 includes:
- a CDS encoding CoA protein activase — translation MKVTFPHMGNLYICVKGMLEYLGIEVVLPPPCSKRTLTLGAKYGPEFACMPLKLNLGNFIEAYELGADTIMMAGGCGPCRFGYYAQVEHAILKDLGYHYKMVVLEPPDKHITELTARISEITGRKSWLQVIRAIRYGYLKSRAVDEVEMLSYKIRPRELRMGETDRALAQALKEIEKADNPQELKAAALRGKEIMYSVAVDPHRPVIKVALIGEIYTLLEPFANFNIERHLGRMGVEVDRSLHLSEWINDHLFMGLIKGIRSSKAYRESAKPFLNHFVGGHGMETIGSISVYARQGFDGAVQVFPFTCMPEIVAQSIIPKAAAAADMPVLTLIVDEHSGEAGLITRLEAFIDLLARRKHHRAMGQ, via the coding sequence ATGAAGGTTACTTTTCCACACATGGGCAATCTTTATATTTGCGTCAAGGGCATGTTGGAGTACCTGGGCATTGAAGTGGTGCTGCCTCCACCCTGCAGTAAGCGCACCCTAACCCTGGGGGCCAAATATGGCCCTGAGTTTGCCTGTATGCCCCTGAAACTCAACCTAGGTAATTTTATTGAGGCATATGAGCTGGGGGCTGATACCATAATGATGGCCGGCGGTTGTGGCCCCTGCCGATTTGGTTACTACGCCCAGGTGGAGCATGCCATTCTAAAGGATTTGGGTTATCACTACAAAATGGTGGTGTTAGAACCGCCGGATAAACACATCACTGAATTGACAGCTCGTATAAGTGAAATAACAGGAAGAAAATCCTGGTTGCAGGTAATAAGGGCCATTCGCTATGGCTACTTAAAAAGCCGGGCGGTGGATGAGGTGGAAATGCTGTCATATAAAATTCGACCCCGGGAGCTGCGCATGGGAGAAACAGACCGGGCATTGGCCCAGGCATTGAAAGAAATTGAAAAGGCCGATAATCCCCAAGAACTAAAGGCGGCAGCACTGCGGGGTAAAGAAATTATGTACAGTGTTGCAGTTGATCCCCACCGCCCGGTAATAAAGGTGGCCTTGATTGGCGAAATTTACACCCTATTAGAGCCCTTTGCCAACTTTAACATTGAAAGACATTTGGGGCGCATGGGGGTGGAAGTGGATCGTTCCTTACACCTCAGTGAATGGATAAATGACCACCTCTTTATGGGCTTAATTAAGGGCATCCGCAGCAGCAAGGCCTATCGGGAAAGTGCAAAACCTTTCTTAAATCATTTTGTTGGCGGCCACGGCATGGAAACCATAGGCAGTATTTCAGTGTACGCCCGCCAGGGTTTTGACGGTGCCGTGCAGGTATTTCCCTTTACCTGTATGCCGGAAATTGTGGCGCAGAGCATAATTCCCAAGGCGGCGGCAGCGGCAGATATGCCGGTACTCACCCTAATAGTTGATGAACACTCGGGCGAAGCGGGACTGATTACCCGTCTGGAAGCATTTATCGATTTATTGGCACGCCGTAAACACCATAGAGCCATGGGGCAGTAG
- a CDS encoding 50S ribosomal protein L25/general stress protein Ctc translates to MAAVLQATAREGMKKSRLTQLRQQGNVPGVVYGKSFGNQPVFVDEKAFIKTLRSEGKTGVISLDIEGKKTNVMIYDTQFDLVKNQFVHVDFYAVDMNVEMDANVPVRLIGEAEGVKMGGLLQQMLYELSVRALPVDIPDAIEVDVSELAINGSIMVKDLTEGANYKFNNEPDEVIVSVLAPVQEQGAETEEETEAGDAAVSDGEGAE, encoded by the coding sequence ATGGCTGCTGTTTTACAAGCAACGGCAAGAGAGGGCATGAAAAAATCCAGACTTACGCAACTTCGTCAACAGGGTAACGTACCCGGTGTGGTATACGGCAAGTCCTTTGGCAACCAACCTGTCTTTGTGGATGAGAAGGCCTTTATTAAGACTTTGCGGTCAGAAGGGAAAACAGGTGTTATCAGTTTAGATATTGAAGGTAAGAAAACAAATGTCATGATTTATGATACGCAATTCGATCTGGTAAAAAATCAATTTGTTCATGTGGACTTTTATGCTGTGGATATGAATGTGGAAATGGATGCCAATGTGCCTGTTAGATTGATTGGCGAAGCAGAAGGTGTAAAAATGGGAGGCTTATTACAGCAGATGTTGTACGAGCTTTCTGTGCGGGCATTACCGGTGGACATCCCCGATGCCATAGAAGTAGATGTATCGGAACTGGCCATTAATGGTTCAATAATGGTAAAAGATTTAACGGAGGGAGCAAATTACAAGTTCAATAACGAACCGGACGAAGTTATTGTTTCTGTTCTTGCTCCGGTTCAAGAACAAGGAGCCGAAACAGAAGAAGAAACCGAGGCCGGCGATGCGGCTGTTTCTGACGGAGAAGGTGCGGAATAA
- a CDS encoding acyl-CoA dehydratase activase: MTGYLGIDVGSVSTNIVFINEDNQVLEAIYLRTQGQPIRTVQHGLRELAKQLPASTIIKGVGTTGSARHLTSVVVGADVVKNEITAHAVAASQQVPGVQTVLEIGGQDSKIIILRNGVVADFAMNTVCAAGTGSFLDQQASRLNVPIEEFGDLSLRSNTAVRIAGRCAVFAESDMIHKQQMGFELPDILAGLCEALVRNYLNNVGKGKEILAPVAFQGGVAANIGMRKAFEKALGVEVHVPKHFDVMGALGAALLAKDAVAKGKTTRFKGFGVADSSFSAGSFECDGCPNLCEVIEILEQGVTIARWGDRCGKWANALAREEEKIS, translated from the coding sequence GTGACAGGATATTTGGGAATAGATGTGGGTTCTGTAAGTACAAATATAGTTTTTATCAATGAAGATAACCAAGTGCTGGAGGCAATTTATCTGCGCACCCAGGGCCAGCCTATCCGAACGGTACAGCATGGTTTGCGCGAACTGGCTAAACAACTGCCGGCCAGTACAATAATAAAGGGTGTGGGCACCACCGGCAGTGCCAGGCACTTAACATCGGTGGTTGTGGGTGCCGATGTGGTGAAAAACGAAATCACTGCCCATGCCGTGGCAGCCTCTCAACAGGTGCCGGGTGTGCAAACAGTGCTGGAAATAGGCGGGCAAGATTCAAAAATAATTATACTGCGCAACGGCGTGGTGGCAGACTTTGCCATGAACACTGTTTGTGCCGCCGGCACAGGGTCATTTTTGGATCAACAGGCCAGCCGACTGAATGTACCCATAGAAGAATTTGGTGATTTATCGCTGCGCAGTAACACGGCGGTGCGCATTGCCGGCCGCTGTGCGGTCTTTGCAGAGTCTGATATGATTCATAAACAACAAATGGGCTTTGAACTGCCGGATATACTGGCCGGCCTGTGTGAGGCATTGGTGAGAAACTACCTAAACAACGTGGGTAAAGGCAAAGAGATATTGGCTCCGGTGGCATTTCAGGGAGGCGTTGCAGCCAATATTGGCATGCGCAAGGCCTTTGAAAAGGCCTTGGGTGTGGAAGTACACGTTCCCAAGCATTTTGACGTTATGGGTGCACTGGGTGCGGCCCTGCTGGCCAAAGATGCAGTGGCAAAGGGCAAGACCACCAGGTTTAAAGGCTTTGGTGTGGCAGACAGCAGTTTTTCGGCAGGAAGCTTTGAGTGCGACGGCTGTCCTAACCTTTGCGAGGTGATAGAAATTCTGGAACAGGGAGTAACAATAGCCCGTTGGGGTGACCGATGCGGCAAATGGGCCAACGCCCTGGCCAGGGAGGAAGAAAAAATCAGCTAG
- the lysA gene encoding diaminopimelate decarboxylase, which produces MKLQGTMRINDKGHLEIGGCDTVKLAQEYGTPLYVIDEQHFRQNCRSFYQAFTEKYGAHVLYAGKSLLTLAVCRIIDEEGLGLDVVSGGELYTAIKANFPMERVYFHGNNKSPEELKLALEYKVGRYMVDNLYELDLLNKLAGEMATEANVMLRLTPGVDAHTHEYIRTGHIDSKFGLVIENGQAMEGVRRALELEHINLRGFHCHIGSQIFELQSYAHTAKVMMEFVRQVRDETGFEATELDLGGGLGIYYVEGDEPGSVANYADIVMTTVREEAGRHNLPMPKVMVEPGRSIAGPAGTTLYRVGSIKNIPNVRKYVAVDGSMGDNPRPALYQAKYEGYLANRMKEQATELVSVAGKCCESGDMLIWDLPLPEARPGDLLAVAATGAYNYTMSMNYNRLPRPAMVLVFEGKSNLILRRESYDDLLRNDIIPERLKNRS; this is translated from the coding sequence ATGAAGTTACAGGGCACAATGCGCATAAATGATAAAGGGCATTTAGAGATTGGTGGCTGTGATACGGTAAAGCTGGCCCAGGAATACGGTACGCCCCTGTATGTGATAGATGAGCAGCACTTTCGTCAAAATTGCCGGAGCTTTTACCAAGCCTTTACCGAAAAATACGGGGCCCATGTGCTGTATGCCGGTAAATCCTTACTTACTTTAGCAGTGTGCCGTATTATTGATGAAGAAGGACTGGGATTAGATGTTGTTTCCGGCGGTGAACTTTACACTGCCATAAAGGCTAATTTTCCCATGGAACGGGTATATTTTCACGGTAATAACAAATCCCCCGAAGAACTAAAGCTGGCCTTGGAATATAAGGTGGGCCGCTACATGGTGGATAACCTGTATGAACTGGACTTATTAAATAAACTGGCCGGTGAAATGGCTACCGAAGCCAATGTTATGCTCAGGCTAACCCCAGGGGTGGATGCCCATACCCATGAATACATCAGAACAGGCCACATCGACTCTAAATTTGGCCTGGTGATAGAAAACGGTCAGGCTATGGAGGGTGTGCGCCGGGCCCTGGAGTTAGAACATATTAATTTACGTGGCTTCCACTGCCACATTGGATCTCAAATATTTGAACTGCAGTCTTATGCCCACACTGCCAAAGTAATGATGGAATTTGTACGGCAGGTGCGGGATGAAACCGGTTTTGAGGCCACGGAGCTTGATTTGGGAGGCGGCCTTGGCATTTACTATGTAGAAGGTGATGAACCCGGTTCAGTGGCCAACTATGCAGATATTGTGATGACCACGGTAAGGGAAGAGGCTGGGCGTCATAATCTTCCCATGCCCAAGGTGATGGTGGAACCGGGCCGTTCAATAGCAGGGCCGGCCGGTACTACCTTATATAGGGTTGGCTCAATTAAAAATATCCCAAATGTGCGCAAGTATGTGGCCGTTGACGGCAGCATGGGTGACAATCCCCGCCCGGCCTTGTATCAGGCTAAATACGAAGGATACCTGGCCAACCGCATGAAGGAACAGGCAACGGAACTTGTATCTGTGGCCGGAAAATGTTGCGAATCCGGGGATATGCTCATTTGGGACTTGCCGCTGCCGGAAGCGCGTCCGGGAGACCTTTTAGCCGTTGCCGCCACCGGTGCCTATAATTACACCATGTCCATGAATTATAATCGACTGCCCCGCCCTGCCATGGTATTGGTATTTGAAGGAAAATCCAACCTAATATTAAGGCGGGAGAGCTACGACGATCTGTTGAGAAACGATATCATTCCTGAAAGATTAAAAAATAGGAGTTAA